The nucleotide window GGGAACGCGTATGCGGATGCTTTTCCTAGAAGCGAAGGTGTTGGGAGCTTCTTTTAAGCGATTGGGTGAGATGCTCGACATGTTCTTAACTGAACGCCGCTATCCTGCGGGCGGCGTAGCAGGCAGCCAAACCGGCCCACATGGAGCATGCGAGAGCACCTCTCTACAAGATGGCCAAGGCTCCAGTCGCCAACTAACCTCCTTCGTCTGAGGGGCCATCCAATCCCGCCCCAGGTGGCTAGGTTGTGGTGACTTCACCCCCTTATTAAACACGGATAAACTCGGTTATAAACATTCCGTCCCGTGAGAGGATCACCACGTGTTCGTCACCGATCTGCCCGACACCAAATCAGCCCACTTAAGTCCGGAACACAGCGAAACCGTCAGGGCAACGCTGCCTTTGGTCGGGGAAAATATCGAAACCATCACCCGCGTCTTTTACTCCAAGATGTTCGCCGCGCACCCGGAGTTGCTCTCCGACCTGTTCAACCGAGGTAATCAGAAACAGGGTGCCCAGCAGAAAGCACTGGCAGCTTCGGTGGCCACCTTCGCCGCGCAGCTGGTTGACCCGGACGCACCCGACCCGGTGATGATGCTCGACCGTATTGCCCATAAGCATGTTTCACTCGGCATCACCCCCGACCAGTATCAGATCGTCCATGACAACCTCATGGCCGCCATCGTCGATGTGCTGGGGGATGCCGTCACGCCGGAGGTCGCGGAAGCCTGGGACAAGGTCTACTGGCTCATGGCGGACGTTCTGATCAAACACGAGGCCAAGCTCTACGCCTCCGATAACGTGACCCCCAGTGAAGTGTTTCGCACCGCAACGGTCACCGAGAAGAAAAGGCTCAGCGAGGATGTGACTGCCTACACTTTGACCGGGGACTTCTCGGTGCCGCGACCGGGTCAGTACACCTCCGTCGGTGTTAAGCTTCCCGACGGTGCTCGACAGCTGCGCCAGTATTCCATCATCGGTGGTGACGCGAACCATTACCGCATCGCGGTTCTCACCGAGGGTGAGGTTTCCACCTTCTTGCGCGACAACATTGAAGTCGGAGACACCGTGGATGCGACCCTCGCCGCTGGCGACCTGGTCCTCCATGAAGGGGACAACTCGGTAGTGCTCGTCTCATCCGGTATCGGCTCCACTCCAATGGTAAGTATTCTCGGTCATCTCGCCGCAGAAGAGCCGAGCCGCAAGGTGACATACATCCACGCAGATGTAAGCGAAGAATCCTGGGCTCAGCGCGAGGAATCGCGCGAGCTCATTGCCTCAATCGCGGATGCAACAATGGGAGTGTCTTTCAGGGATGCCGGTCAGCGGGTGAACATCGCGGAATACGACCTTGCTGGTGCCGATGTCTATCTCTGCGGCGGTGTGACATTTCTGCAGGCTCTGCGCGCCGACATTGAAGCCCTGCCGGTCGACAAATCCCCCAAGGGTGTCTACTTCGAGCTGTTCAGCCCGAATGATTGGCTCGTGGGTTAAACCCCCGGAGTCTCGCCGGGGGTTGCGCCGAAACGCACCCCACACTGTCCCGGCCTGTCGAAGGGGAATAGGCTAACCGCCTCTGCATTCTCAAGTACACTTCACCGACGTGCCTGTTCAGAGTGGAAAAGAACCCCTGCTTGTGGGTCTCGGTGCCGGGCTGGGGGCGCTCGCGCGCTTCCTCATCGTGGCTGCTGTGCCCACCGTCGGCCTCGCCGCCGAGTTCGCGCTCACGCTGGCCATCAACATCGTCGGCAGTTTCGCCATGGGCGCGCTCAAACCCGGGCCATTTATCGGCGTCGGTTTCCTCGGCGGGTTCACCACCTTCTCCGCGCTCGCCCTTGCGTCGGCGCAGGCGTCGGCACTCGCCGCGCTGGTGTTCATGGTGCTCAGTTTCGTCGGTTGCGTGTGCGCCTGGCTCGCAGGTGACAGGTTGAGGGGGGCTTAGGGCCATGCTTATCGACGTCTCCGCCAACCCCACCACCCTCATCACCGCTACCGTCGCTGTGTTCCTGGGCGGCGCGCTGGGAGGCCTCGCTCGCTGGGCGCTGTCCCAGATCCCCGCTGATCGGGTCGGCACTTTCGCTGCCAACATGGCCGGTGCCACCATTCTGGGATTCGTTGCCGGCGCCCCAGAGGTGTGGCAACTTGCTGCAGGCGTCGGTTTCGCCGGCGCGCTGTCCACCTGGTCAACCCTGGCCAAGGAGATCGGCGAGCTGATGAATGCCAAGAAGTACGGCGAGGCCACCCGCTACGTGGCCTGGACCGCGGCGCTCGGCATCGTGAGCGCGTACTTCGGCCTCATGTGGGGTGCGCGCGGCTTCGCTTAGTCCGCGCTACTGAGTCTGCGCTGGTTAATCTGCGATCGCGTCCAGCGGCGGCGTCTTCGCCGCCCGGTTCGCCGGCCACAGCGCAGCGATGATGCCCACGATCACACTGCCCAGCAGCATCCAGCCGACCAGACTCCATGGGATGACGATGCGGTCGAGCCCTTGGTCCGCGAGCACCGTCAAGAACGCCCACCCGAGGCTCAGACCGAGCACAATGCCCAGCACGGCGCCGAAGAACGCCATCTGAACGGACTCCAAGATGATCATGATGCGCACCTGGCGGCGGTGGGTGCCCACCGCGCGCAGCATGCCGATCTCCTGGCGGCGCTCGATCACCGACAGCGTCAGCGTGTTCACAATGCCCAGTACCGCGATCACCACGGCTAAGGACAGCAGGGCGTAGAGGATGAAGAGCATCTGGTCGATCAGGTCGAGCACTTCGCCGGAGATGTCGTCTTTGGACTGCACCTGAACCACAATGTCGCTCTTCACCGCCTGCTCAAGATTCTTGCGCAGTTGGTCGGAGCTCACGGTGCCGTCGTTACTCACCCCCAGCATGATGATGTTCACGGTGCCTGGCACGGAAATCTGCTGCGCAACGTCTTCGCTCACCACCACGGCGGTGAGGATGGAGGAGTTCTCGAAGATGCCTTCCACCGTCGCCTCGACTACCTCCGGTGAAATGCCGGGAGCTGCGACGGTAACCGTATCCCCCACAGACCAGCCGCGCGCTTCCGCCCACTCGCGGGGAGCGATGACGGTGCTGCCCTCGAGCGTAGAGGTGCCGTCGACCATGTCCATCGTGATCAGGTCGCTGGGATCGCCGTAGAGCACTGAAGTGGAGCCGAACTCGCCAACCTGCGCGGAGTACTCGCCGTTGACGGTCAGCGGCGCTTCGGTGTAGGCAGCGACATCGCCCACGCCCTCGACCTCCGGGATGCGTTCCATCAGGTTGTTCGGGATCGGGAACGCACCGAGCACCGGCCCAGCCAGCACGTATTCAGCGCTCACCTCGTTCTCCGCCACGTTGTCAACGGAGTATTTCATCGACGCCCCGAACATGCCGATGATGTTCACCAACGCAATGCCCAGCATGAGCGCGAACGCGGTTGCAGAGGTGCGCCGCGGATTGCGCTGCGTGTTGGTGGACGCCAACTTGCCCGCGGTGCCGAACGGCGCGCCGATGATCCTGCCCAACGGCGGCACGATCGGAAGACTCATCGCCGGGCCGGCAAGGAAGATGCCTGCGATCACCGCCACCGCGGCGATGCCGACCAGCATGGCACGGGACGCGGTACGCCCGTCCACCCACAGCACCCCGCCGAAGGCCGCAGCAACGCCAAGCGCAATCAGCACACCTCCAATCACCGTGCGCTGCGTCAGCGGCTGCGGGGCGGCCGATTCGCTCGAACGCATCGCCTCGACAGGCTGCACCTGCCCGGCTTGGCGTGCCGGCGCCCAGGCAGAAAGCATCGTCACAATGACACCGACCACGATGGGCGCCAATGCCGCATCCGTCGAAAAGCCTAAGCCCCCTGCGGGAAGTGGCATGCCATAAGAACCCATGAGCGACTTGATTGCTGCGACCATGCCCACGCCGGCGCCTATGCCAAGGGCCGAACCAATCAGGCCGACAATGAACGCCTCCAGCAAGACCGAGCGCGTGATCTGGCCGCGGGAAGCGCCGAGCGCGCGCAGTAACGCGAATTCTTTCGTGCGCTGCGCCACGATCATGGAAAAAGTGTTCGCGATCAGGA belongs to Corynebacterium glaucum and includes:
- a CDS encoding globin domain-containing protein, whose amino-acid sequence is MFVTDLPDTKSAHLSPEHSETVRATLPLVGENIETITRVFYSKMFAAHPELLSDLFNRGNQKQGAQQKALAASVATFAAQLVDPDAPDPVMMLDRIAHKHVSLGITPDQYQIVHDNLMAAIVDVLGDAVTPEVAEAWDKVYWLMADVLIKHEAKLYASDNVTPSEVFRTATVTEKKRLSEDVTAYTLTGDFSVPRPGQYTSVGVKLPDGARQLRQYSIIGGDANHYRIAVLTEGEVSTFLRDNIEVGDTVDATLAAGDLVLHEGDNSVVLVSSGIGSTPMVSILGHLAAEEPSRKVTYIHADVSEESWAQREESRELIASIADATMGVSFRDAGQRVNIAEYDLAGADVYLCGGVTFLQALRADIEALPVDKSPKGVYFELFSPNDWLVG
- a CDS encoding ABC transporter permease; amino-acid sequence: MAAGSRAMTKVSLRNVSAHKLRLSLTVLAVVLGTAFIAGSMMFTNMLERTFDSALATRYENADVVVEPGDNASAVPRKDYDELAQRGGVEKVNVSGMVIVVAARTNEQAIQTRQGMSMSTLYYAPQDAIGPSPKIVEGRAPIPRPVTEGTAEAILNRNGAEFYDIKLGEELIIVDTGARQTVNVVGFYDDEVTQETSLSFRLPESDYLDFYVADETVPGMTLKASDRNGAQGLVDSIMRDYPELSVRTGEEAAKKASESVREALSFVSYFLIAFGLVGLLVGTFLIANTFSMIVAQRTKEFALLRALGASRGQITRSVLLEAFIVGLIGSALGIGAGVGMVAAIKSLMGSYGMPLPAGGLGFSTDAALAPIVVGVIVTMLSAWAPARQAGQVQPVEAMRSSESAAPQPLTQRTVIGGVLIALGVAAAFGGVLWVDGRTASRAMLVGIAAVAVIAGIFLAGPAMSLPIVPPLGRIIGAPFGTAGKLASTNTQRNPRRTSATAFALMLGIALVNIIGMFGASMKYSVDNVAENEVSAEYVLAGPVLGAFPIPNNLMERIPEVEGVGDVAAYTEAPLTVNGEYSAQVGEFGSTSVLYGDPSDLITMDMVDGTSTLEGSTVIAPREWAEARGWSVGDTVTVAAPGISPEVVEATVEGIFENSSILTAVVVSEDVAQQISVPGTVNIIMLGVSNDGTVSSDQLRKNLEQAVKSDIVVQVQSKDDISGEVLDLIDQMLFILYALLSLAVVIAVLGIVNTLTLSVIERRQEIGMLRAVGTHRRQVRIMIILESVQMAFFGAVLGIVLGLSLGWAFLTVLADQGLDRIVIPWSLVGWMLLGSVIVGIIAALWPANRAAKTPPLDAIAD
- a CDS encoding fluoride efflux transporter family protein, whose translation is MPVQSGKEPLLVGLGAGLGALARFLIVAAVPTVGLAAEFALTLAINIVGSFAMGALKPGPFIGVGFLGGFTTFSALALASAQASALAALVFMVLSFVGCVCAWLAGDRLRGA
- a CDS encoding fluoride efflux transporter FluC; the encoded protein is MLIDVSANPTTLITATVAVFLGGALGGLARWALSQIPADRVGTFAANMAGATILGFVAGAPEVWQLAAGVGFAGALSTWSTLAKEIGELMNAKKYGEATRYVAWTAALGIVSAYFGLMWGARGFA